A genomic window from Maylandia zebra isolate NMK-2024a linkage group LG20, Mzebra_GT3a, whole genome shotgun sequence includes:
- the tnnc2.1 gene encoding troponin C, skeletal muscle, whose protein sequence is MPTDAQSDARSFLTEEMIAEFKAAFDMFDTDGGGDISTKELGTVMRMLGQNPSREELDAIIEEVDEDGSGTIDFEEFLVMMVQQLKEDQAGKSEEELSECFRIFDKNGDGFVDREEFGEILHMTGEPVTEEDIDEMFGESDTNKDGKIDFDEFLKMMENVQ, encoded by the exons cccACTGATGCCCAAAGTGACGCCCGGTCCTTCCTGACTGAGGAGATGATTGCag AGTTCAAGGCTGCCTTCGACATGTTTGACACAGATGGAGGCGGTGACATCAGCACCAAAGAGTTGGGCACTGTAATGAGGATGTTGGGCCAGAACCCATCAAGGGAGGAGCTGGATGCCATCATAGAGGAGGTCGATGAGGATG GCAGCGGTACCATCGACTTCGAGGAGTTCTTGGTCATGATGGTCCAACAGTTAAAGGAGGACCAGGCAGGAAAGAGCGAAGAAGAGCTTTCAGAATGCTTCCGTATTTTTGACAA GAATGGAGATGGTTTTGTTGATCGTGAGGAATTTGGGGAAATTCTTCATATGACTGGAGAACCAGTGACAGAGGAAGATATCGATGAGATGTTTGGGGAATCTGACACAAACAAAGATGGAAAGATTGATTTTGATG